The following coding sequences are from one Arthrobacter sp. 24S4-2 window:
- the purH gene encoding bifunctional phosphoribosylaminoimidazolecarboxamide formyltransferase/IMP cyclohydrolase, giving the protein MSFTQLDRVPIRRALISVYDKTGLEELAKGLHEAGVKIVSTGSTAKKIAAAGIPVQEVEEVTGSPEMLDGRVKTLHPRVHGGILADRRVPAHMETLAGMEIEAFDLVVVNLYPFVETVKSGAAQDDVVEQIDIGGPAMVRSAAKNHAAVAIVVDPTFYGDVVRAAVEGGFDLKTRQRLAAKAFAHTATYDNAVATWTASQFLDEDGDGMIDWPAYAGLALERSEVLRYGENPHQQAALYVDKAAPAGIAQADQVHGKAMSYNNFVDADAALRAAFDFAEPAVAIIKHANPCGVAVGSADAADPIADAHAKAHACDPVSAFGGVIAANRTVTAGMANTVAGIFTEVVIAPDFEPEAVEILSKKKNIRLLALPEGYDRYPAEMRQVSGGVLVQVTDKVDADGDDPANWTLAAGEAADAATLADLAFAWTACRAAKSNAILLADHGAAVGIGMGQVNRLDSCKLAVERANTLGVTVDSDSAVGGDAPGGASNTVASGAPQRARGAVAASDAFFPFADGLQILIDAGVRAVVQPGGSVRDDEVIAAANAAGITMYFTGARHFFH; this is encoded by the coding sequence GTGAGCTTTACGCAGCTAGACCGTGTTCCCATCCGCCGAGCCCTGATCTCGGTCTACGACAAGACCGGTCTGGAGGAGCTCGCCAAGGGCCTGCACGAAGCCGGCGTCAAGATCGTCTCCACCGGCTCCACCGCCAAGAAGATCGCCGCCGCGGGCATCCCAGTGCAGGAAGTCGAGGAAGTCACCGGCTCCCCGGAGATGCTGGACGGCCGCGTCAAGACGCTCCACCCTCGCGTCCACGGCGGCATCCTGGCCGACCGCCGCGTCCCTGCCCACATGGAAACGCTGGCCGGCATGGAGATCGAGGCCTTCGACCTCGTCGTCGTGAACCTGTACCCGTTCGTCGAGACCGTCAAGTCCGGTGCCGCGCAGGACGACGTCGTGGAACAGATCGACATCGGAGGCCCCGCCATGGTGCGTTCCGCAGCGAAGAACCATGCCGCCGTCGCCATTGTGGTGGACCCCACGTTCTACGGCGACGTTGTCCGCGCCGCCGTTGAAGGTGGCTTCGACCTGAAGACCCGCCAGCGCCTGGCTGCCAAGGCCTTCGCGCACACCGCCACCTACGACAACGCGGTTGCCACCTGGACCGCCAGCCAGTTCCTCGATGAGGACGGCGACGGCATGATCGACTGGCCAGCCTACGCCGGCCTCGCGCTGGAACGCTCCGAGGTTCTCCGCTACGGCGAAAACCCGCACCAGCAGGCCGCACTGTACGTGGACAAGGCCGCTCCGGCCGGCATCGCCCAGGCGGACCAGGTCCACGGCAAGGCGATGAGCTACAACAACTTCGTTGACGCCGACGCCGCCCTCCGGGCCGCATTCGATTTCGCCGAGCCGGCCGTGGCCATCATCAAGCACGCCAACCCGTGCGGCGTGGCCGTCGGTTCCGCCGACGCCGCGGACCCCATCGCGGACGCCCACGCCAAGGCCCACGCCTGCGACCCCGTCTCCGCATTCGGTGGTGTCATTGCAGCCAACCGCACGGTGACTGCCGGGATGGCGAACACTGTCGCCGGCATCTTTACCGAAGTGGTCATCGCCCCGGACTTCGAGCCGGAAGCCGTGGAAATCCTCTCCAAGAAGAAGAACATCCGGCTGCTTGCCCTGCCCGAAGGCTATGACCGGTACCCGGCCGAAATGCGCCAGGTCTCCGGCGGCGTGCTGGTCCAGGTCACGGACAAGGTGGACGCCGACGGCGACGACCCCGCCAACTGGACCCTTGCCGCCGGTGAAGCCGCTGACGCCGCCACGCTGGCTGACCTCGCGTTTGCCTGGACCGCCTGCCGTGCCGCCAAGTCCAACGCGATCCTGCTGGCCGATCACGGAGCCGCGGTCGGCATCGGCATGGGCCAGGTGAACCGGCTCGATTCCTGCAAGCTGGCCGTGGAACGCGCCAACACTCTCGGCGTGACGGTGGACTCCGACAGTGCTGTTGGGGGCGATGCCCCCGGCGGTGCCTCCAACACCGTTGCCAGCGGCGCCCCGCAGCGTGCCCGCGGTGCCGTGGCAGCCTCCGATGCATTCTTCCCGTTCGCTGACGGCCTGCAGATCCTGATCGACGCCGGCGTCCGTGCCGTGGTCCAGCCCGGCGGTTCCGTCCGGGACGACGAGGTCATCGCCGCGGCCAACGCCGCGGGCATCACCATGTACTTCACCGGTGCGCGCCACTTCTTCCACTAG
- a CDS encoding endonuclease domain-containing protein has translation MSIDELTVVADYLLRIPRPDFEGRAEPHATREQLEDMLDRHKGTPGIRKARLALEQARVGADSAPETRLRLALENAGLPEPKLNVPTELHAGVVRQPDLSYPERKVAVEYEGEGHSEAAQIVKDIAREDDFARAGWTLVRISKRHMENNARPAVAKVRSALLSRGWLPK, from the coding sequence ATGAGCATTGATGAACTGACCGTGGTCGCGGACTACCTGCTGAGAATTCCCAGGCCGGATTTCGAGGGGCGGGCTGAGCCACACGCCACGCGTGAACAACTCGAGGACATGCTGGACCGACACAAAGGAACACCCGGCATTCGGAAGGCCCGGCTTGCCCTGGAACAGGCCCGGGTAGGAGCCGATTCAGCACCGGAGACCCGTCTTCGGCTGGCACTGGAAAACGCCGGTCTGCCCGAACCGAAACTGAACGTGCCCACAGAGCTGCATGCCGGCGTCGTGCGTCAACCGGATCTGAGCTATCCGGAACGCAAAGTGGCGGTGGAGTACGAAGGCGAGGGCCATTCCGAGGCAGCGCAGATCGTCAAGGACATCGCCCGCGAAGACGATTTCGCCCGCGCAGGGTGGACCCTCGTGCGGATCTCCAAGCGCCACATGGAGAACAACGCACGCCCTGCGGTAGCGAAGGTCCGCTCCGCGCTCCTCAGCCGCGGGTGGTTACCCAAGTAA
- the purN gene encoding phosphoribosylglycinamide formyltransferase: MRIVVLVSGTGSNLQAVIDAVKAGELDVEIAAVGADRPGTYGVERSAAAGIPTFVVDFKAYADRGDWNAALTEAVAAYRPDVVVSSGFMRIVSPEFIDAFDGKYLNTHPALLPAFPGAHGVRDAMAYGVKVTGCTVHWADAGVDTGPIIAQEAVAIRDDDTEDTLHERIKVVERRLLVSTLAQLGAA; this comes from the coding sequence ATGCGCATCGTAGTCCTAGTGTCCGGTACCGGCTCCAACCTCCAGGCAGTCATTGACGCCGTCAAGGCGGGAGAGCTGGACGTGGAAATTGCCGCTGTCGGCGCCGACCGGCCGGGGACCTACGGCGTTGAGCGGTCGGCTGCGGCCGGCATTCCCACGTTCGTGGTGGACTTCAAGGCTTACGCGGACCGTGGCGACTGGAACGCCGCTCTGACCGAAGCTGTGGCCGCGTATCGGCCGGACGTGGTGGTGTCCTCTGGCTTCATGCGGATTGTCAGCCCGGAGTTCATCGACGCGTTCGACGGCAAATACCTCAACACCCACCCCGCGCTGCTGCCGGCGTTCCCCGGAGCGCACGGGGTGCGCGATGCCATGGCCTACGGCGTGAAGGTCACCGGCTGCACCGTGCACTGGGCCGACGCTGGCGTGGACACCGGCCCCATCATCGCCCAGGAAGCCGTTGCCATCCGCGACGACGACACCGAGGACACCCTGCACGAGCGCATCAAGGTGGTGGAGCGCAGGCTCCTGGTCTCGACCCTGGCGCAGCTCGGCGCCGCGTAG